A single region of the Streptomyces sp. NBC_01803 genome encodes:
- a CDS encoding helix-turn-helix domain-containing protein — protein MSNHAPDQARVIPLRRPAKAAAPKEPLWRHLVGDVLRRERLAQERTLKDVADAARISMPYLSELERGRKEASSEVLAAAARALGLRLTDLLSLAQGELAGPARTRPARTRTTPEASLMLRLAS, from the coding sequence GTGAGCAACCACGCACCGGACCAGGCCCGCGTCATCCCGCTGCGCCGCCCCGCCAAGGCGGCGGCGCCCAAAGAGCCCCTGTGGCGGCACCTCGTCGGTGACGTTCTGCGCCGCGAGCGCCTCGCCCAGGAGCGCACCCTCAAGGATGTGGCCGACGCCGCCCGCATCTCGATGCCCTATCTCTCCGAGCTGGAACGTGGCCGTAAGGAGGCTTCCTCGGAAGTCCTCGCCGCCGCCGCCCGTGCCCTCGGTCTCCGCCTGACCGACCTGCTCTCCCTGGCGCAGGGCGAGTTGGCCGGCCCCGCGCGGACGAGGCCGGCCAGGACCCGGACCACTCCCGAGGCATCGCTGATGCTGCGCCTCGCCTCCTGA
- a CDS encoding ATP-dependent Clp protease proteolytic subunit, which yields MTSFSTGPAHVTRLRAEVGDTPPTRFDDHLATELLRQRIVFLGTQVDEVSANRVCAQMLLLSAEDPRTDISLCVNSPGGSVTAGLAIYDTMRVIPNDVSTLTMGFAASMGQFLLTVGAKGKRYALPNARIMMHQPSAGIGGTTADIAIQAENLAYMKKSIERITAEHTGQSVETISRDGDRDRWFTAEEAKEYGMVDHVLQSLADVRPGGSQRRMGF from the coding sequence ATGACGTCATTCAGCACCGGCCCAGCTCACGTCACGCGGCTGCGCGCCGAGGTGGGGGACACACCTCCGACGCGGTTCGACGACCACCTCGCCACGGAGCTGCTCAGGCAGCGGATCGTGTTCCTCGGGACACAGGTGGACGAGGTGTCCGCGAACCGCGTCTGCGCGCAGATGCTTCTGCTGTCGGCGGAGGATCCGCGCACCGACATCAGCCTCTGCGTCAACAGCCCGGGCGGCTCCGTCACGGCCGGGCTGGCGATCTACGACACGATGCGGGTGATCCCGAACGACGTCTCGACGCTCACCATGGGATTCGCCGCCAGCATGGGGCAGTTCCTGCTGACCGTGGGGGCGAAGGGGAAGCGGTACGCGCTGCCGAACGCGCGGATCATGATGCACCAGCCGTCGGCCGGCATCGGCGGGACGACCGCCGACATCGCGATCCAGGCCGAGAACCTGGCGTACATGAAGAAGTCCATCGAGCGGATCACCGCCGAACACACCGGCCAGAGCGTGGAGACGATCTCGCGCGACGGGGACCGCGACCGGTGGTTCACGGCCGAGGAGGCGAAGGAGTACGGGATGGTCGATCACGTCCTCCAGTCGCTGGCCGACGTCCGCCCGGGTGGCTCGCAGCGACGGATGGGGTTCTGA
- a CDS encoding ClpP family protease, which produces MGQYTIPTVLERTPQGERAYDVYSRLLSERVIFLGTEIDDGVANVVIAQLIHLEASNPDREIAIYINSPGGSFTSLMAIYDTMSYVASPISTICVGQAASTAAVLLAGGDPGRRVVLEHARVLLGQPASAGHRGTVSDLSLQAKEMLRIRAQVEEVLSRHTHHDVATLRADMDRDKVFTASEAVAYGLADHVLSRRAMAS; this is translated from the coding sequence ATGGGCCAATACACGATCCCGACCGTTCTGGAACGCACCCCGCAGGGGGAACGGGCCTACGACGTCTACAGCCGGCTGCTGTCCGAGCGGGTCATCTTCCTCGGCACCGAGATCGACGACGGCGTGGCGAACGTCGTCATCGCGCAACTGATCCACCTGGAGGCGTCGAACCCGGACCGCGAGATCGCGATCTACATCAACTCACCGGGCGGCTCGTTCACCTCACTCATGGCGATCTACGACACGATGTCCTACGTCGCCTCGCCGATCTCGACCATCTGCGTCGGTCAGGCGGCCTCGACGGCGGCGGTGCTGCTCGCCGGGGGCGATCCCGGACGACGGGTCGTCCTGGAGCACGCCCGGGTGCTGCTGGGGCAGCCGGCGAGCGCCGGTCACCGGGGCACCGTCTCCGATCTCAGCCTCCAGGCCAAGGAGATGCTCCGGATCCGCGCCCAGGTCGAGGAGGTCCTCTCCCGGCACACGCACCATGATGTCGCCACCCTCCGCGCGGACATGGACCGCGACAAGGTGTTCACCGCGTCGGAGGCGGTGGCGTACGGGCTCGCCGACCACGTACTCAGCCGGCGCGCCATGGCCTCCTGA
- a CDS encoding DUF6531 domain-containing protein: MCELAEGLQAFADDVGEALGKIRGMASDRAVADWSGLSADAFRSEFDGVPENLAKLQTSYDMAADALAAYWPVLRNAQGMADRALERAVAAQADLSAAQGQLSEAEDWVSRAGDEAERLEREGERDNAPEPPSEDDVRNAVRDRQAADAAAGAARDRVATAESDLSAARQLAEQAREMREEAARQCASGIDEASDAGIQNRKWWQKAFRWVQDNWDTIVDVCKVIVAVLGVVVMIIGGPLAWVVLAAALVVLADTLVKYARGQATLLDVAFAALDCVPGMKGLTTLGGLARGMRSLATTGMRGLAQGARGLGRQIRQRGVQMVRRNACGDPVDMATGELIMPATDLQLPGVLPLILERHHISTYRHGRSFGRSWASTLDQRLDLDEAGVRFYTADGMVLEYPVPSRDADAPVMPVEGPRWGLAWDGEPRSPLTVHQREEGRTLHFAPVAGRRATELPLTAVTDRNGNRIDFLYADDGDLTELVHSGGYRVRTAVHGNRVTSLRLSSDPAERLLIAYGYDDAGNLAEVYNSSGMPLRLEYDEQARLTRWEDRNGTWYRYEYDEAGRCVFSTGTERALEYRYTYDAENHRSIATNSLGHATVYRFNDSFQLLAETDPLGHTTHHAHDRYDRALTVTDPLGRSTRYEHDDHGRVTAVTRPDGRRLRAEYNELGLISEITQADGSVWSYAYDAAGNRTAVLDPAGNRTRYVYDAHGGLGTATDAAGNVTRVRCDAAGLPVAFTNARGETTEYRRDSLGRTVRVIDPLGGVRTAEYTLEGRTRSQTDPLGGTRTWSYDPEGNCLTHTDANGGTTRYEYGPFDLPVSQTGPDGVRYALIRDTELHITQVMHPDGHTWDYTYDAAGRLISETDFDGHTLTYRLDAAGQLIGRTNAVGQTVTYTRDALGLPVRKDADGHLTTLAYDPLGRLLTATGPETELTVRRDATGRLTSETVNGRTTTYGYDVLGRPVSRTTPSGHTSGWSYDEAGRLASLLTADRTLAFDHDAAGRETRRVFSSGFALANDWDAAGRLTSRTLTDTAGRTLQRQDYAYRADHFLTEAGDTRFDLDASGRVLGRTDVPGGWRETYAYDAQGNQISADWTDPTGTTGTTDAAGERAYAGTLLTRAGRVRYEYDRAGRLVLRQKTRLSKKPETWRYEWDAEDRLTALTTPDGTRWRYLYDPFGRRVAKRRLAADGSVAEETTFTWSGTTLVEQSGSGTTLTWDYDGHRPLTQVEQSEVDRRFYAIVTDLVGTPTHLVDEEGATAWESRTTLYGVIAPGSGGGGPTTPLRFPGQYHDPESGLHYNYQRYYDPETARYLTLDPLGLLPAPNARTYVTHPLHDIDPLGLAAHTVVLYHGAQDFRGSVFQLGAPSGVAVRGATPEAGVYLTNDLTRAIQQYAGPGGRVVRVEVPADFADRIRQMGGPPGNRQEEWFVNNADDLAVINDNIVGIRDSMDAFMAWMNR; encoded by the coding sequence GTGTGTGAACTGGCGGAGGGGCTTCAGGCGTTCGCCGATGATGTGGGTGAGGCGCTGGGGAAGATCCGGGGGATGGCGTCGGACCGGGCGGTGGCGGACTGGTCGGGTCTGTCGGCGGATGCCTTCCGTTCGGAGTTCGACGGTGTGCCGGAGAATCTCGCGAAGCTCCAGACGTCGTACGACATGGCGGCGGACGCGCTGGCGGCGTACTGGCCCGTGTTGCGGAACGCGCAGGGTATGGCGGACCGGGCGCTGGAGCGTGCGGTCGCCGCGCAGGCGGATCTGAGCGCCGCGCAGGGTCAGTTGTCGGAGGCGGAGGACTGGGTCTCCCGGGCCGGTGACGAGGCGGAGCGGCTGGAGCGGGAGGGCGAACGGGACAACGCCCCGGAGCCGCCGTCGGAGGACGACGTCCGTAACGCGGTCCGTGACCGGCAGGCCGCCGACGCGGCGGCGGGCGCCGCCCGTGACCGGGTCGCCACCGCCGAGAGCGACCTCAGCGCCGCCCGTCAACTGGCCGAGCAGGCGCGGGAGATGCGGGAGGAGGCGGCCCGCCAGTGCGCCTCCGGCATCGACGAGGCGTCGGACGCGGGCATCCAGAACCGGAAGTGGTGGCAGAAGGCGTTCAGGTGGGTCCAGGACAACTGGGACACCATCGTGGACGTCTGCAAGGTCATCGTCGCCGTGCTGGGCGTGGTCGTGATGATCATCGGCGGGCCGCTGGCGTGGGTGGTGCTGGCCGCCGCCCTGGTGGTGCTCGCGGACACACTGGTCAAGTACGCCAGAGGCCAGGCGACGCTGCTCGACGTCGCCTTCGCCGCGCTGGACTGCGTCCCGGGCATGAAGGGCCTCACCACCCTCGGCGGCCTGGCGAGGGGCATGCGGTCCCTGGCCACCACCGGGATGCGCGGACTCGCCCAGGGGGCCAGGGGGCTGGGCCGCCAGATCCGCCAGCGGGGCGTGCAGATGGTCCGGCGGAACGCCTGCGGCGACCCGGTGGACATGGCGACCGGCGAGCTGATCATGCCCGCCACCGACCTCCAACTCCCCGGCGTACTGCCCCTGATCCTCGAACGGCACCACATCTCGACCTACCGCCACGGCCGGTCGTTCGGCCGGTCCTGGGCCTCCACCCTCGACCAGCGCCTCGACCTGGACGAGGCCGGCGTGCGGTTCTACACGGCGGACGGCATGGTGCTGGAGTACCCCGTCCCGTCGCGCGACGCCGATGCGCCGGTCATGCCGGTCGAGGGCCCGCGCTGGGGCCTGGCCTGGGACGGCGAGCCGAGGTCACCGCTGACGGTCCATCAGCGGGAGGAGGGCCGCACCCTCCACTTCGCCCCGGTGGCCGGGCGGCGCGCGACCGAGCTACCGCTGACCGCCGTCACCGACCGCAACGGCAACCGGATCGACTTCCTCTACGCGGACGACGGCGACCTCACCGAGCTCGTCCACTCGGGCGGCTACCGCGTCCGGACCGCCGTCCACGGCAACCGCGTCACGTCCCTGCGGCTGTCCAGCGACCCGGCCGAGCGGCTCCTCATCGCGTACGGGTACGACGACGCCGGGAACCTCGCCGAGGTCTACAACTCCTCAGGGATGCCCCTGCGGTTGGAGTACGACGAACAGGCGCGGCTCACGCGGTGGGAGGACCGCAACGGCACCTGGTACCGGTACGAGTACGACGAGGCGGGCCGCTGCGTCTTCTCCACCGGCACCGAACGGGCGCTGGAGTACCGCTACACCTACGACGCCGAGAACCACCGCTCCATCGCGACCAACTCCCTCGGGCACGCCACCGTCTACCGGTTCAACGACAGCTTCCAGCTCCTCGCCGAGACCGATCCGCTGGGCCACACGACCCACCACGCGCACGACCGTTACGACCGCGCCCTCACCGTGACGGACCCGCTGGGCCGGAGCACCCGGTACGAACACGACGACCACGGCCGGGTCACGGCGGTGACCCGCCCCGACGGGCGCCGACTCCGCGCCGAATACAACGAGTTGGGGCTGATCTCGGAGATCACCCAGGCCGACGGCTCGGTCTGGTCCTACGCCTACGACGCCGCCGGGAACCGCACCGCGGTCCTCGACCCGGCCGGGAACCGCACCCGTTACGTCTACGACGCGCACGGCGGCCTCGGCACGGCCACCGACGCGGCCGGGAACGTCACCCGGGTCCGCTGCGACGCGGCGGGTCTGCCCGTCGCGTTCACCAACGCCCGGGGCGAGACCACCGAGTACCGTCGCGACTCCCTCGGCCGCACGGTCCGCGTCATCGACCCTCTGGGCGGCGTCCGCACCGCCGAGTACACCCTGGAGGGCCGGACCCGATCCCAGACCGACCCGCTCGGCGGGACGCGGACGTGGAGTTACGACCCCGAGGGCAACTGCCTGACGCACACCGACGCCAACGGCGGCACGACCCGCTACGAGTACGGGCCGTTCGACCTGCCCGTCTCGCAGACCGGCCCGGACGGGGTCCGGTACGCGCTCATCCGTGACACCGAGTTGCACATCACCCAGGTCATGCATCCCGACGGCCACACCTGGGACTACACCTACGACGCGGCCGGCCGCCTGATATCCGAGACCGACTTCGACGGCCACACCCTCACCTACCGCCTGGACGCCGCCGGGCAGTTGATCGGGCGCACCAACGCCGTGGGCCAGACGGTCACGTACACGCGCGACGCCCTCGGCCTGCCCGTCCGGAAGGACGCCGACGGCCACCTCACCACCCTGGCCTACGACCCCCTCGGCCGGCTGCTGACCGCGACCGGCCCGGAGACCGAACTGACCGTCCGGCGCGACGCGACCGGCCGCCTGACGTCCGAGACGGTCAACGGCCGTACCACCACGTACGGTTACGACGTTCTGGGCCGACCGGTCAGCCGCACCACACCCTCGGGCCACACCAGCGGGTGGTCGTACGACGAGGCGGGCCGACTCGCCTCGCTGCTGACCGCCGACCGCACCCTGGCGTTCGACCACGACGCCGCCGGTCGCGAGACCCGGCGCGTGTTCTCCTCCGGCTTCGCCCTGGCCAACGACTGGGACGCGGCCGGCCGGCTGACGTCGCGGACACTCACCGACACCGCCGGCCGCACCCTCCAGCGCCAGGACTACGCCTACCGGGCCGACCACTTCCTCACCGAAGCCGGCGACACCCGCTTCGACCTGGACGCCTCGGGCCGCGTGCTCGGCCGGACCGATGTCCCCGGCGGGTGGCGCGAGACCTACGCCTACGACGCGCAGGGCAACCAGATCTCCGCCGACTGGACGGACCCCACCGGCACCACCGGCACCACCGACGCGGCCGGCGAACGGGCCTACGCGGGCACCCTCCTCACCCGGGCGGGCCGCGTCCGCTACGAGTACGACCGCGCCGGCCGCCTGGTCCTGCGGCAGAAGACCCGGCTGTCCAAGAAGCCCGAGACCTGGCGCTACGAATGGGACGCCGAGGACCGGCTCACCGCCCTCACCACCCCCGACGGGACCCGATGGCGGTACCTCTACGACCCGTTCGGCCGCCGCGTCGCCAAGCGGCGTCTGGCGGCGGACGGTTCCGTCGCGGAGGAGACCACGTTCACCTGGTCCGGCACCACCCTGGTCGAACAGTCCGGCTCCGGCACCACGCTCACCTGGGACTACGACGGCCACCGGCCCCTCACCCAGGTCGAACAGAGCGAGGTCGACCGCCGCTTCTACGCCATCGTCACCGACCTCGTGGGCACCCCGACCCATCTGGTGGACGAAGAGGGCGCCACCGCATGGGAGTCACGCACCACGCTCTACGGGGTCATCGCGCCCGGTTCCGGCGGCGGCGGGCCCACCACTCCCCTGCGCTTCCCCGGTCAGTACCACGACCCCGAATCCGGCCTGCACTACAACTACCAGCGCTACTACGACCCCGAGACCGCCCGCTACCTCACGCTCGACCCCCTCGGTCTCCTCCCCGCGCCCAACGCCCGCACGTACGTCACCCATCCGCTCCACGACATCGACCCGCTCGGCCTCGCCGCGCACACGGTGGTTCTCTACCATGGCGCGCAGGACTTCCGGGGCTCGGTGTTCCAGCTCGGCGCCCCCTCGGGCGTCGCGGTGCGCGGCGCCACTCCGGAGGCGGGGGTGTACCTGACCAACGACCTGACCAGGGCCATCCAGCAGTACGCCGGTCCGGGCGGCAGGGTCGTGCGCGTCGAGGTGCCCGCGGACTTCGCCGACCGCATCCGGCAGATGGGCGGCCCGCCGGGCAACAGGCAGGAAGAGTGGTTCGTCAACAACGCGGACGATCTCGCGGTCATCAACGACAACATCGTCGGGATCCGGGATTCGATGGACGCCTTCATGGCCTGGATGAACCGCTGA
- a CDS encoding glycosyltransferase family 2 protein, whose translation MPKLSVIVACHNVQDFAPTTLRSLARNAGPETEFILVDDRSTDATGEILGRAEGELPRARVIRHDQNLGISHARNTGIEAAKGEYLTFLDGDDWYAPGYLDQLVAVIDELGCDFLRTDHVQSHGKRRTIARAPAPRRGEVISPRDAIAPADRKTMVDYPFVWAGIYHRRLFEDGMRFETHLRTAEDRVFSWQLHLRAKTFATVGLLGVFYRRGVTTSLTQIRDERQLDFIPAHDVILRDVSADHEADRFLPKIIRTYCAMIAFHAANAGGYESEAARRLKQESAAAMRRFPPELLERTLVAMGEDRERVLRRLLGRGRRAA comes from the coding sequence GTGCCCAAACTCTCTGTCATCGTCGCCTGCCACAACGTGCAGGACTTCGCGCCCACCACGCTGCGCAGCCTCGCCCGTAACGCCGGGCCGGAGACCGAGTTCATCCTCGTCGATGACCGCTCCACGGACGCCACAGGGGAAATCCTGGGCCGGGCGGAGGGGGAGCTGCCGCGGGCCAGAGTCATCAGACACGATCAGAACCTGGGCATCTCGCACGCGCGCAACACCGGCATCGAGGCCGCCAAGGGCGAGTACCTCACGTTCCTCGACGGTGACGACTGGTACGCGCCGGGCTATCTGGACCAGCTCGTCGCCGTGATCGACGAGCTCGGCTGCGACTTCCTGCGCACCGACCACGTGCAGTCCCACGGCAAGCGCCGCACCATCGCCCGCGCCCCCGCCCCGCGCCGGGGCGAGGTGATCAGCCCGCGCGACGCGATAGCGCCCGCCGACCGCAAGACGATGGTCGACTATCCCTTTGTCTGGGCCGGGATCTACCACCGCAGGCTGTTCGAGGACGGCATGCGCTTCGAGACGCACCTGCGGACCGCCGAGGACCGGGTGTTCTCCTGGCAGCTCCACCTGCGGGCCAAGACGTTCGCCACCGTGGGCCTGCTGGGCGTGTTCTACCGGCGCGGGGTGACCACCTCGCTGACGCAGATTCGCGACGAGCGCCAGCTCGACTTCATCCCCGCCCACGACGTGATCCTGCGGGATGTCTCGGCGGACCACGAGGCGGACCGCTTCCTTCCCAAGATCATCAGGACCTACTGCGCGATGATCGCCTTCCACGCCGCCAACGCCGGCGGCTACGAGTCGGAGGCCGCCCGGCGGCTGAAGCAGGAGTCGGCGGCGGCGATGCGGCGCTTCCCGCCCGAGCTCCTGGAGCGGACACTGGTGGCCATGGGGGAAGACCGCGAGAGAGTGCTCAGGCGGCTGCTCGGCCGAGGACGGAGGGCGGCCTGA
- a CDS encoding FAD-binding oxidoreductase — translation MISRRTLLGAGSAATAYSVLQAGPVVAGGGRSTTSIPWDQLRRRLTGDLILPSDAGYATAKQLDTVEYDKISPQGVVFCETANDVAVSLKFAQDNCLVFAARSGGHSGGGYSTSQGLVIDVSRLNGITLGSGSVRVGAGTQNVDILNALAPSGLAVVGGACPTVAAGGFIQGGGIGFLTPSFGMACDNITSAQVVLASGRVVTASGQENSDLFWALRGGGGGNFGIVTSYTVTPDQLTTVATTTLSFPWDRAVDMLHGYAQWLVDAPRTIGGGGIITLPDAAPGGVPVPVIQLVSTGTSAELESEVARLLALTGPAASQSANVLPYVNLMMGVYGCATRTVSQCHRVGATPEGQLPRPLLGLERSRFFGQAPSRTAWEQAVAVFDADRLAGQTHQLQVLPTGGAVRDLSRTATAYVHRDSLFTLNYLSTIRQGTVTDEARTVAHAWVDRGFTTADPYSNGETYQNFIDPALPNWQRSYYAENYNGLVAVKRRYDPYNAFKFAQSVGA, via the coding sequence ATGATCAGTCGAAGAACACTTCTGGGTGCCGGGTCCGCCGCGACCGCTTACTCGGTCCTGCAAGCCGGTCCGGTGGTCGCCGGAGGCGGCCGATCCACCACGTCCATACCCTGGGATCAGCTCCGCCGACGCCTGACCGGCGACCTGATCCTCCCCTCCGACGCGGGCTATGCCACGGCGAAGCAGCTCGACACCGTCGAATACGACAAGATCAGCCCCCAGGGCGTCGTCTTCTGCGAGACCGCGAACGATGTCGCGGTGTCCCTCAAATTCGCCCAGGACAACTGTCTGGTGTTCGCCGCCCGCAGCGGCGGCCACAGCGGCGGCGGGTACTCCACGTCCCAGGGCCTCGTCATTGACGTCTCCCGGCTCAACGGCATCACGCTCGGCAGCGGCAGTGTGCGCGTCGGCGCCGGCACGCAGAACGTCGACATCCTCAACGCGCTCGCCCCCAGCGGCCTCGCCGTGGTCGGCGGCGCCTGCCCCACGGTCGCGGCCGGCGGTTTCATCCAGGGCGGCGGCATCGGCTTCCTCACCCCGTCGTTCGGAATGGCCTGCGACAACATCACCTCCGCCCAGGTCGTCCTGGCCAGCGGCCGGGTCGTGACCGCCTCCGGACAGGAGAACAGCGACCTTTTCTGGGCGCTGCGCGGCGGCGGTGGCGGCAACTTCGGCATCGTCACCTCCTACACGGTCACGCCCGACCAGCTCACCACGGTCGCCACGACGACCCTCTCCTTCCCGTGGGACCGCGCGGTCGACATGCTTCACGGGTACGCGCAGTGGCTGGTCGACGCCCCGCGCACCATCGGCGGCGGCGGCATCATCACCCTCCCCGACGCGGCCCCCGGCGGCGTGCCGGTCCCCGTGATCCAGCTCGTCTCCACCGGCACCAGCGCCGAACTGGAGTCCGAGGTCGCCCGCCTGCTGGCGCTGACCGGCCCCGCCGCGTCCCAGTCGGCGAATGTCCTGCCCTACGTGAACCTGATGATGGGCGTCTACGGCTGCGCCACCCGCACGGTGTCCCAGTGCCACCGCGTCGGCGCGACCCCCGAGGGCCAGCTTCCGCGACCGCTCCTCGGCCTGGAGCGCAGCCGCTTCTTCGGCCAAGCCCCGTCGCGCACCGCCTGGGAGCAGGCCGTGGCCGTCTTCGACGCCGACCGTCTGGCCGGCCAGACCCACCAGCTCCAGGTGCTGCCCACCGGCGGCGCCGTGCGCGACCTGAGCCGCACCGCCACCGCGTACGTGCACCGGGACAGCCTGTTCACGCTGAACTACCTGTCCACGATCCGCCAGGGCACCGTCACCGACGAGGCGCGTACCGTCGCGCACGCCTGGGTGGACCGGGGCTTCACCACGGCCGACCCGTACTCCAACGGCGAGACGTACCAGAACTTCATCGACCCGGCGCTCCCCAACTGGCAGCGTTCGTACTACGCCGAGAACTACAACGGCCTGGTCGCGGTGAAGCGCCGGTACGACCCGTACAACGCCTTCAAGTTCGCCCAGAGCGTCGGCGCCTGA
- a CDS encoding S8 family peptidase: protein MAGARQFRRRLASASAATAAALAIGLLSALPSGAAQQPEGRIQNAGAAGAIAGSYIVTLDESDLRAGTSAGRALAEEYGADITETYTEALNGYAVELSEQRARRLAADPAVESVVQNRTFTIDTTQPSPPSWGLDRIDQRALPLNGSYTYPDSAGQGVTAYIIDTGVRISHSDFGGRASNGFDAIDNDSVAQDGNGHGTHVAATVAGTSYGVAKRANIVAVRVLNNSGSGTTAQVIAGIDWVTRNAVKPAVANMSLGGGIDSALDTAVRNSIASGITYAVAAGNNNANASNSSPARVSEAITVGSTTNTDARSSFSNYGTILDIFAPGSSITSAWNTSDTATNTISGTSMATPHVAGAAALYLADNPTATPAGVSTALVNNATTGVVTSPGTGSPNRLLYVGTGTTPPPGPSFDNATDYTISDNTTVDSPITVTGVSGNAPATLGVPVDIKHTYIGDLRIQLIAPDGTAYLLKDYGVGGSADNVLQTYTVNASSEVANGTWKLRVSDNAALDTGKIDSWGLRF, encoded by the coding sequence ATGGCAGGAGCACGTCAGTTCAGGCGAAGACTCGCAAGTGCCAGTGCGGCGACCGCCGCGGCCCTCGCGATCGGCCTGCTCTCCGCACTCCCCTCCGGCGCCGCGCAGCAGCCGGAGGGCCGCATCCAGAACGCGGGCGCGGCCGGCGCGATAGCCGGCAGCTACATCGTCACCCTTGACGAGAGCGACCTCCGCGCCGGGACCAGCGCCGGCCGGGCCCTCGCCGAGGAGTACGGCGCCGACATCACCGAGACGTACACGGAGGCGCTCAACGGCTACGCCGTCGAGCTGTCGGAGCAGCGGGCGAGGCGGCTCGCCGCGGACCCGGCGGTCGAATCCGTCGTCCAGAACCGGACGTTCACGATCGACACCACGCAGCCCAGCCCGCCCTCCTGGGGTCTGGACCGCATCGACCAGCGGGCGCTGCCGCTCAACGGGAGCTACACCTACCCGGATTCGGCCGGTCAGGGCGTCACGGCGTACATCATCGACACCGGAGTCCGCATCTCCCACAGCGACTTCGGCGGCCGGGCCAGCAACGGCTTCGACGCGATCGACAACGACAGCGTCGCCCAGGACGGCAACGGCCACGGCACGCACGTCGCGGCCACGGTGGCGGGCACCTCGTACGGCGTGGCCAAGCGGGCCAACATCGTCGCCGTCCGGGTGCTGAACAACTCCGGCTCCGGCACCACCGCTCAGGTCATCGCGGGCATCGACTGGGTGACGCGCAACGCCGTGAAGCCGGCCGTCGCCAACATGAGCCTCGGCGGCGGCATCGACAGCGCGCTGGACACGGCGGTGCGCAACTCCATCGCCTCCGGCATCACCTACGCCGTGGCGGCGGGCAACAACAACGCCAACGCCTCCAACTCCTCCCCGGCGCGCGTCAGCGAGGCCATCACGGTCGGGTCGACCACGAACACCGACGCTCGTTCCAGCTTCTCCAACTACGGGACGATCCTGGACATCTTCGCGCCGGGCTCATCCATCACGTCGGCGTGGAACACCAGCGACACCGCGACGAACACGATCTCCGGCACCTCCATGGCGACGCCCCACGTCGCCGGGGCCGCCGCGCTGTACCTCGCGGACAACCCCACCGCCACCCCGGCCGGGGTGAGCACGGCGCTGGTGAACAATGCCACGACCGGCGTCGTCACCAGCCCCGGGACCGGCTCGCCCAACCGGCTGCTGTACGTCGGCACGGGCACCACGCCGCCGCCCGGCCCGTCGTTCGACAACGCCACCGACTACACGATCAGCGACAACACCACGGTGGACTCGCCGATCACGGTCACCGGCGTGTCCGGCAACGCCCCGGCCACGCTGGGCGTTCCGGTCGACATCAAGCACACCTACATCGGTGACCTGCGCATCCAGCTCATCGCGCCCGACGGCACCGCCTACCTGCTGAAGGACTACGGGGTCGGCGGCAGCGCGGACAACGTGCTCCAGACCTACACGGTCAACGCGTCGAGCGAGGTGGCGAACGGGACCTGGAAGCTGCGGGTCAGCGACAACGCCGCGCTGGACACCGGGAAGATCGACTCCTGGGGCCTGCGGTTCTGA